The following are from one region of the Arcobacter defluvii genome:
- the flgK gene encoding flagellar hook-associated protein FlgK yields the protein MLSTLNVSYTGLSAAKTAVENVSNNIANENTPGYKKRVVGLSEIGQIDSLFAARGVNVDGVYRVTSQYVYDKLMSENSKSSYYSKLSNMLGNVEATFKETEDSGFSVDLNRYFQAVENLRTNPNSEVYQSALKSQGSILVDSLQNLYSSVEKQQEFEKTELNANVEKINSLLKEIGDVNDKIQKYATATNDLFDKRDQLELELSSYVDISVSREDNFYELKIGDTVAISNNTIVRTISVLENDTPQVDKFNYVKYNSNNTFEVYDSLKYNEDFTSKNLDLNDVVTYKLNNEFEVSVTIGESITMDWNGDGSETTEVVSESNLTRAMVHKINSDPDLKNYVTAYNGDYSIDDNGNKIINNNQDNFLRIESNLPGISNEFEARVSIEKRDNSDSTIVDSRESVYKNESESKEPKSEVSIATYDREITLKNGMVKAQLDNLSSTSPNNKYQVYLDKLDEFAQTLADITDKYIKSGPNDYIYGEAASDESLGIINSLGLFSGASVKTLKFSKNAVNDLKQEELDYLATIQWKSNLSYDGKAQNITSSKTTSLLEFYRDLRVSISADKENTKFLQETQNDIKQSVQSSYDKLVKVDKDEEMLDLMKFQAAYTANAKIVTAIDEMLQTLLGLKR from the coding sequence ATGTTAAGTACATTGAACGTGTCATATACTGGGCTTAGTGCTGCAAAAACTGCAGTTGAGAATGTATCTAATAACATAGCTAATGAGAATACTCCTGGATATAAAAAAAGAGTGGTTGGACTTAGTGAAATAGGTCAAATAGATTCTTTATTTGCAGCTCGTGGTGTAAACGTTGATGGTGTTTATAGAGTAACATCCCAATATGTATATGATAAGCTTATGAGTGAAAATTCAAAGTCAAGTTATTATAGTAAGTTATCAAATATGCTTGGAAATGTAGAAGCAACATTTAAAGAGACAGAAGATAGTGGTTTTTCTGTTGATTTAAATAGATATTTTCAAGCAGTAGAAAATTTAAGAACAAATCCAAATTCAGAAGTTTATCAAAGTGCATTAAAGAGTCAAGGTTCTATTTTAGTAGATTCTTTGCAAAATCTTTATTCGAGTGTTGAGAAACAACAAGAATTTGAAAAAACAGAATTAAATGCAAATGTTGAAAAGATAAATTCTTTATTAAAAGAAATAGGCGATGTTAATGATAAAATACAAAAGTATGCAACCGCGACAAATGATTTATTTGATAAAAGGGATCAATTAGAATTAGAGTTATCTAGTTATGTTGATATAAGTGTGAGTAGAGAAGACAACTTTTATGAACTAAAAATTGGTGATACAGTTGCAATTAGTAATAATACTATTGTAAGAACAATAAGTGTTTTAGAAAATGATACACCTCAAGTGGATAAATTTAATTATGTAAAATATAATAGTAATAATACATTTGAAGTTTATGATTCTTTAAAATATAATGAAGATTTTACATCAAAAAATCTTGATTTAAATGATGTTGTAACTTATAAATTAAATAATGAATTTGAAGTTTCAGTTACTATTGGTGAATCAATCACAATGGATTGGAATGGAGATGGAAGTGAGACAACAGAAGTTGTATCAGAATCAAATCTTACAAGAGCAATGGTACATAAAATTAATTCTGATCCAGATTTAAAAAATTATGTTACTGCATATAATGGTGATTATTCAATTGATGACAATGGTAATAAAATCATAAATAATAATCAAGATAATTTTTTAAGAATAGAATCAAATTTACCTGGAATATCAAATGAATTTGAAGCAAGAGTAAGTATAGAAAAAAGAGATAATAGTGATTCTACAATAGTTGATAGTAGAGAATCAGTTTATAAAAATGAGAGTGAGAGTAAAGAACCTAAATCAGAAGTTTCAATAGCAACTTATGATAGAGAAATTACATTAAAAAATGGAATGGTAAAAGCTCAACTTGATAATTTATCTTCAACATCACCTAATAATAAATATCAAGTTTACCTTGATAAATTAGATGAATTTGCTCAAACTTTAGCTGATATAACAGATAAATATATAAAATCAGGACCAAATGATTATATTTATGGAGAGGCTGCAAGTGATGAATCTTTAGGGATAATAAATTCTCTAGGATTATTTAGCGGAGCAAGTGTTAAAACATTGAAATTTAGTAAAAATGCAGTGAATGATTTAAAACAAGAAGAATTAGATTATTTAGCAACTATACAATGGAAAAGTAACTTATCTTATGATGGAAAAGCTCAAAATATTACTTCTTCTAAAACTACATCTTTATTGGAGTTTTATAGAGATTTAAGAGTAAGTATTTCCGCAGATAAAGAAAATACAAAATTTTTACAAGAAACACAAAATGATATAAAACAATCAGTACAAAGTTCTTATGATAAGCTTGTAAAAGTTGATAAAGATGAAGAAATGTTAGATTTAATGAAATTCCAAGCAGCATATACAGCAAATGCAAAAATTGTAACTGCAATAGATGAAATGTTACAAACTTTACTTGGATTAAAAAGATAA
- the fliD gene encoding flagellar filament capping protein FliD has translation MASGILGLGSGQAASLNSDLIEKLKTAERKATVEPYDTKIENITKEKEVFSSIETKVSELLNAIKPFDLFVSGGVSAFEQKSATTSGDSVTFDAADVKSLKKGFTSVEVTQLAQKDVYQSNSFNSTIKDGTVDQGDLIINGETFNTNGKTYQQLADEISTKSGMNASIEQVGTDSFRLVIKSEDTGLDNALSISGQASQALGYTTDQITVNTSNHILEAKNMIAKVDGVTYDVSSNTITVDGLKITANKEGTSSINIVEDNTQVETQMQNFITKYNELVALVDGEVYNADSKLGDKSSIRDIIDQVKSKLFDSYGSSSDKSVFNYGIELDRYGSLSLDSTKFNDAVQNDMTGLKDLFLGTAEKKGLGTVLKETIDQMTFTGGTLDLYAKSMTTRETTLNTEKNKAEEALNAKYELLSLQFSSYGTIINQMESSFSGLKMLIQQSTVSN, from the coding sequence ATGGCTAGTGGAATATTAGGATTAGGTTCAGGACAAGCAGCTTCTTTAAATAGTGATTTAATTGAAAAATTAAAAACAGCAGAAAGAAAAGCTACTGTTGAACCATATGATACAAAAATAGAGAATATTACAAAAGAAAAAGAAGTTTTTTCAAGTATTGAAACAAAAGTTTCTGAGTTACTAAATGCAATAAAACCTTTTGATTTATTTGTATCTGGTGGAGTAAGTGCATTTGAACAAAAATCGGCAACAACTTCTGGTGATTCAGTTACTTTTGATGCTGCAGATGTTAAATCCTTAAAAAAAGGATTTACAAGTGTTGAAGTAACACAATTAGCTCAAAAAGATGTTTACCAATCAAATAGTTTTAATTCAACAATAAAAGATGGAACTGTTGATCAAGGCGACTTAATAATTAATGGCGAAACATTTAATACAAATGGAAAAACTTATCAACAGTTAGCTGATGAAATAAGTACAAAATCTGGAATGAATGCTTCAATAGAGCAAGTAGGTACAGATTCTTTTAGATTAGTTATTAAAAGTGAAGATACTGGACTTGACAATGCTTTATCTATTAGTGGTCAAGCAAGTCAAGCTTTAGGATATACAACAGATCAAATTACAGTTAATACCTCAAATCACATATTAGAAGCTAAAAATATGATTGCAAAAGTTGATGGAGTTACATATGATGTTTCTTCAAATACAATAACTGTTGATGGATTAAAAATAACAGCTAATAAAGAAGGTACATCTTCAATAAATATAGTAGAAGATAATACTCAAGTTGAGACACAAATGCAAAATTTCATTACAAAATACAATGAATTAGTAGCTTTAGTTGATGGAGAAGTATATAATGCAGATTCTAAACTAGGAGATAAATCTTCAATAAGAGATATAATAGATCAAGTAAAAAGTAAATTATTTGATTCATATGGTTCTTCTAGCGATAAATCAGTATTTAACTATGGAATAGAACTTGATAGATATGGTTCTTTATCTTTAGATTCAACAAAATTTAATGATGCAGTTCAAAATGATATGACAGGATTAAAAGATTTATTTTTAGGAACAGCAGAAAAAAAAGGTTTAGGAACAGTATTAAAAGAAACTATTGATCAAATGACTTTTACTGGTGGAACTTTAGATTTGTATGCAAAATCAATGACAACAAGGGAAACAACTTTAAATACTGAAAAAAATAAAGCAGAAGAAGCTTTAAATGCAAAATATGAGCTTTTATCTTTACAATTTAGTTCATATGGAACAATAATTAATCAGATGGAGTCTTCATTTTCTGGATTAAAGATGTTGATACAACAGTCAACAGTAAGTAATTAG
- the fliS gene encoding flagellar export chaperone FliS gives MGIEVYNQQNAISDDPYVLVLKLYEGIIKYLSFVKNAMQDGDVEQKFTYINKTIAIFDELRNVLDFDGGEVAYYLDGLYLYQIETLFAAGIDDNINSVNQVMKVTQGLIDAWKEETGL, from the coding sequence ATGGGAATAGAAGTATACAATCAACAAAATGCAATATCTGATGATCCATATGTTTTAGTACTAAAACTTTATGAAGGGATTATTAAATATCTTTCTTTTGTAAAAAATGCAATGCAAGATGGTGATGTTGAGCAAAAATTTACTTATATAAACAAAACAATTGCAATTTTTGATGAATTAAGAAATGTGTTAGATTTTGATGGTGGAGAAGTTGCATATTATTTAGATGGTTTATACTTATATCAAATTGAAACTCTATTTGCTGCTGGAATTGATGATAATATTAATTCAGTTAATCAAGTTATGAAAGTTACTCAAGGATTGATTGACGCATGGAAAGAAGAAACAGGTCTATAA
- the tilS gene encoding tRNA lysidine(34) synthetase TilS, with amino-acid sequence MNLDFSAVKESKNLLAFSAGVDSTALFFLLLKQNIPFDIAIVNYNVRVQSKDEVSYAKELALKYNKKIFIKEVKLEATSNFEKTARDIRYSFFDEIITQNSYVTLITAHQLNDKLEWFLMQFTKGAGLIELIGFNEFEEKENYKVYKPLLEITKDELENFLKLENIKYFIDKSNFDEKYKRNYFRHNFSDKLLNEFKNGIKNSFVYLQNDLNSLNINLNPIKKIHELEIFYNQNSDNLNIRIIDNSLKKRGILLSFAQREEILKQKEITISHKINISITEKFIWIAPKIEKSMDKKFKELCRVNNIPKNIRSYICTSNINLNELIF; translated from the coding sequence ATGAATTTAGATTTTAGTGCTGTAAAAGAGTCAAAAAATCTTCTAGCATTTTCTGCTGGTGTTGACTCTACTGCACTATTTTTTTTACTTTTAAAACAAAATATTCCTTTTGATATTGCAATTGTTAATTATAATGTAAGAGTTCAATCAAAAGATGAAGTCTCTTATGCAAAAGAGTTAGCTTTAAAATACAATAAAAAAATCTTTATAAAAGAAGTAAAATTAGAAGCAACTTCAAACTTTGAAAAAACTGCAAGAGATATAAGATACTCTTTTTTTGATGAGATTATAACTCAAAATTCTTATGTTACTTTAATCACAGCTCATCAATTAAATGATAAATTAGAGTGGTTTTTGATGCAATTTACAAAAGGTGCAGGATTAATTGAACTAATTGGATTTAATGAATTTGAAGAAAAAGAAAACTACAAAGTCTATAAACCTTTATTAGAAATTACAAAAGATGAGTTAGAAAACTTTTTGAAACTAGAAAATATAAAATATTTTATTGATAAATCTAATTTTGATGAAAAATATAAAAGAAACTATTTTCGACATAATTTTTCTGATAAACTTTTAAACGAATTTAAAAATGGAATAAAAAATTCTTTTGTATATTTACAAAATGATTTAAATTCTTTAAATATCAACTTAAATCCTATAAAAAAAATACATGAACTAGAAATCTTTTATAATCAAAATAGCGATAATTTAAATATTAGAATCATAGATAATAGTTTGAAAAAAAGAGGAATTTTATTAAGTTTTGCACAAAGAGAAGAAATACTTAAGCAAAAAGAGATAACTATTTCTCACAAAATAAATATTTCTATTACTGAAAAGTTTATCTGGATAGCACCAAAAATTGAAAAAAGCATGGATAAAAAATTTAAAGAATTGTGTAGAGTAAATAATATACCTAAAAATATTAGAAGTTATATTTGTACTTCTAATATAAATTTAAATGAATTAATTTTTTAA
- the rimO gene encoding 30S ribosomal protein S12 methylthiotransferase RimO: MKFSIQKPKKTLHMVSLGCTKNLVDSEVMLGRLNEYQLTDDAQNADVIIVNTCGFIDSAKQESINTILNLHDDRKKESVLVMAGCLSERYKEELQKELPEIDVFTGVGDYDKIDELVNEKRSNFTTEVFLASENNERVITGSSYHAYVKLSEGCNQACSFCAIPSFKGKLHSRTLESLVKEVKSLVAKGYVDFSFVSQDSSSFLRDLDTKNGLELLIEEVEKIEGIKTARILYLYPSTTTLSLIDKIADSKVFVNYFDMPLQHITPSMLKIMKRGKGVEQLNELMNHMKSKQNSFVRTTFIAGHPGETQEDFETLCNYVENFKFDRANVFSYSDEEGTTAATRNDKVEQELIDERAEVLGEIISQTTQESLENEVGKIFEVYIDGESDEHEYLLSARKTIWAPNIDGEIYINDNELAEGEQIKFGQIYTVKVTELVGDKLLATVIK; this comes from the coding sequence ATGAAATTTTCAATACAAAAACCTAAAAAAACTTTGCATATGGTAAGTCTTGGTTGTACTAAGAACTTAGTAGATAGTGAAGTTATGCTTGGACGATTAAATGAATATCAACTAACAGATGATGCACAAAATGCAGATGTTATTATAGTAAATACTTGTGGATTTATTGACAGTGCAAAACAAGAAAGTATTAATACAATTTTAAATCTACATGATGACAGAAAAAAAGAATCTGTTCTAGTAATGGCTGGATGTTTAAGTGAAAGATATAAAGAAGAATTGCAAAAAGAACTTCCAGAAATTGATGTTTTTACGGGAGTTGGTGATTATGACAAAATCGATGAACTAGTAAATGAAAAAAGAAGTAATTTTACAACAGAAGTATTTCTAGCAAGCGAAAACAATGAAAGAGTAATAACAGGTTCTTCATATCATGCTTATGTAAAATTAAGTGAAGGATGCAATCAAGCCTGTTCATTTTGTGCAATTCCTTCATTTAAAGGAAAACTTCACTCAAGAACTTTAGAATCACTTGTAAAAGAAGTAAAATCACTTGTAGCAAAAGGATATGTTGATTTTTCTTTTGTATCTCAAGATTCTTCATCATTTTTAAGAGACCTAGACACGAAAAATGGTCTTGAACTTCTAATAGAAGAAGTTGAAAAAATAGAAGGTATCAAAACAGCAAGAATTTTATATCTTTATCCATCAACTACAACATTAAGTTTAATTGACAAAATTGCTGATTCAAAAGTATTTGTAAATTATTTTGATATGCCTTTACAACATATAACTCCTTCAATGTTAAAAATCATGAAAAGAGGAAAAGGTGTTGAGCAATTAAATGAATTAATGAATCATATGAAATCAAAACAAAACTCTTTTGTAAGAACAACATTTATTGCTGGACATCCAGGAGAAACGCAAGAAGATTTCGAAACACTTTGTAATTATGTAGAAAACTTTAAATTTGATAGAGCAAATGTATTCTCATACTCTGATGAAGAAGGAACAACAGCAGCAACAAGAAATGATAAAGTTGAACAAGAACTGATTGATGAAAGAGCTGAAGTTTTAGGAGAAATCATCTCGCAAACTACACAAGAATCACTTGAAAATGAAGTTGGAAAAATTTTTGAAGTTTATATTGATGGAGAAAGTGATGAACATGAGTATCTATTAAGTGCTAGAAAAACTATTTGGGCACCAAATATTGATGGGGAAATTTATATCAATGATAATGAATTAGCTGAGGGTGAACAAATCAAATTTGGACAAATTTACACTGTAAAAGTTACAGAACTTGTTGGTGATAAATTACTTGCAACTGTAATTAAATAG
- the panC gene encoding pantoate--beta-alanine ligase: MQVLKTIEELQEVRKNLTSSVGFVPTMGALHNGHISLIKQARNENDVLIVSIFVNPTQFLPGEDLDAYPRKDEADKKICQMCKVDYVFMPEISTMYTKEEVLVKAPNKSYILEGKTRPGHFDGVLQVVLKLFNLTQPTNAYFGKKDAQQLTLIQQMVRNFFLPINIVPCDIVREEDGLALSSRNIYLNPTQRQDALLISKSLYMAGSVISKGERSVKVVKDKIYEVMQTLDIEYVAIVDREFNEIEIIEPKNTIILVVARFGNTRLLDNIWL; encoded by the coding sequence TTGCAAGTTTTAAAAACTATTGAAGAATTGCAAGAAGTTAGAAAAAATTTAACTAGTAGTGTTGGTTTTGTTCCAACAATGGGAGCTTTACATAATGGACATATTTCACTTATCAAACAAGCAAGAAATGAAAATGATGTTCTTATTGTATCTATATTTGTAAATCCAACTCAATTCTTACCGGGTGAAGATTTAGATGCATATCCACGAAAAGATGAAGCAGATAAAAAGATTTGTCAAATGTGTAAAGTTGATTATGTTTTTATGCCTGAAATCTCAACTATGTATACAAAAGAAGAAGTTTTAGTAAAAGCTCCAAATAAAAGTTATATTTTAGAAGGTAAAACACGTCCAGGACATTTTGATGGAGTATTACAAGTTGTTTTAAAACTATTTAATTTAACACAACCAACAAATGCTTACTTTGGGAAAAAAGATGCGCAACAACTAACACTTATTCAACAAATGGTAAGAAATTTCTTTTTACCAATAAATATTGTTCCATGTGATATTGTAAGAGAAGAAGATGGCTTAGCACTTAGTTCAAGAAATATTTATCTAAATCCAACACAAAGACAAGATGCACTTTTAATTTCAAAATCACTTTATATGGCAGGTTCAGTTATTTCAAAAGGTGAAAGAAGTGTTAAAGTTGTAAAAGATAAAATTTATGAAGTTATGCAAACATTGGATATTGAGTATGTAGCAATAGTTGATAGAGAATTTAATGAAATTGAGATTATTGAACCTAAAAATACAATTATCTTGGTAGTTGCTAGATTTGGAAATACTAGATTACTTGATAATATTTGGCTTTAA
- a CDS encoding ABC transporter permease: protein MKLFIRKFFYLVIMLFIISLISFIAINAAPNSFFASGELNPNITPESIEQLKAIYGLDKPLYVQFFSWIISILQLDFGISFSSGEMVKNEILSRIPITLTINIVSMVLIFIISLYFGIKSALNKNSFFDKFTGQLSLLSFSMPSFYLALILVLVFAINFEIFPIAGLHSVPNDGSFNYYLDFAWHLILPIFIIVFGGIGSLILYIRGLTIEILKSDYIFFAKSRGLTQKQILRFYILPNLYPPVITLLGLSLPGIIGGSVILETIFSIDGMGLLFYQSALSHDYPVIMGILIIGAFLTLIGNMIADLVLLKLNPNYEEK from the coding sequence ATGAAACTGTTTATCCGAAAATTTTTCTATTTAGTAATTATGCTATTTATAATCAGTCTAATATCTTTTATTGCAATAAATGCTGCACCAAACTCTTTTTTTGCAAGTGGAGAACTAAATCCAAATATCACACCTGAATCAATTGAACAATTAAAAGCAATTTACGGACTTGATAAACCTTTATATGTCCAATTCTTTTCTTGGATTATTTCTATTTTACAACTTGACTTTGGAATCTCTTTTTCAAGTGGAGAAATGGTAAAAAATGAGATATTAAGTAGAATTCCTATTACTTTAACTATAAATATTGTTTCAATGGTACTAATTTTTATAATTTCACTATATTTTGGTATAAAATCAGCTTTAAATAAAAACTCTTTTTTTGATAAATTTACAGGTCAATTATCACTTCTAAGTTTTTCAATGCCTTCATTTTATTTGGCACTTATTTTAGTTTTAGTTTTTGCTATAAATTTTGAGATTTTTCCAATAGCAGGATTACATAGTGTTCCTAATGACGGGAGTTTTAATTACTACTTAGATTTTGCTTGGCATCTAATACTTCCAATTTTTATTATTGTTTTTGGGGGAATTGGTAGTTTAATTTTATATATAAGAGGTTTAACCATCGAGATACTTAAATCTGATTATATCTTTTTTGCAAAATCACGTGGTTTAACTCAAAAACAAATACTTAGATTTTATATTTTGCCCAATTTATATCCACCTGTTATAACTTTACTTGGGCTTTCACTTCCTGGAATAATTGGAGGTTCTGTAATACTTGAAACTATATTTTCAATAGATGGGATGGGATTACTTTTTTATCAAAGTGCATTAAGTCATGACTATCCTGTAATTATGGGGATTTTAATAATTGGAGCCTTTTTGACACTAATTGGTAATATGATTGCTGATTTAGTTTTACTAAAACTAAACCCAAATTATGAAGAAAAATAA
- a CDS encoding CHAD domain-containing protein: protein MKQLSILNNYLLLTIKNSIKLLKKLDKKEQNIEDLHNFRLNIRKIRSLLNLFFKDKKSINLKLKKIFLKTNSLREFDIFIKTLSKDKYPNLHKKIILERKKYLKKYWNKKSTKKYLKKLKRIKNKISKIKYSYSNQELIKITHNHFEESIDLAKKIDAKYSNKKLHKIRIHFKKSRYSLEFLENCHISNEKNKIKICKKVQNNFGEIQDIRNQIGYLKKSKIKKCSKKECKKLLKNKKDELNKLKSNIYE, encoded by the coding sequence ATGAAACAATTATCTATTTTAAACAATTATCTTTTATTAACTATAAAAAATAGTATTAAATTACTCAAAAAATTAGATAAAAAAGAACAAAATATTGAAGATTTACATAATTTTCGTCTTAATATTAGAAAAATTCGTTCTTTATTAAATCTTTTTTTTAAAGATAAAAAATCTATAAATTTAAAATTAAAAAAAATATTTCTAAAAACCAACTCTTTACGAGAATTTGATATTTTTATCAAAACACTTTCAAAAGACAAATATCCAAATCTTCATAAAAAAATAATTCTTGAAAGAAAAAAATATTTAAAAAAATATTGGAATAAAAAATCAACAAAAAAATATTTAAAAAAATTAAAAAGAATCAAAAATAAAATTTCTAAAATAAAATATTCTTATTCAAACCAAGAATTAATAAAAATAACACATAATCATTTTGAAGAAAGTATAGATTTAGCAAAAAAAATAGATGCAAAATATAGTAATAAAAAACTCCATAAAATCAGAATACATTTTAAAAAATCAAGATATTCCTTAGAGTTTTTAGAAAATTGTCATATAAGTAATGAAAAAAATAAAATAAAAATATGTAAAAAAGTTCAAAATAATTTTGGAGAAATTCAAGATATTAGAAATCAAATTGGTTATTTAAAGAAATCAAAAATTAAAAAATGTTCTAAAAAAGAGTGTAAAAAACTTTTAAAAAATAAAAAAGATGAATTAAATAAACTTAAAAGTAATATTTATGAATAA
- the acpS gene encoding holo-ACP synthase, translating into MIGIDVTSLDRIKKMYERFGIKAYKKFLNPNEIELIKRIETAAGFWAAKEAASKALGTGIGANCSFHDIKIKKDKFGAPKIKYKKEIRKKFGIKKSHLSITHDAGFAIAVVVNVLK; encoded by the coding sequence ATGATAGGAATAGATGTTACATCTTTAGATAGAATAAAAAAAATGTATGAAAGATTTGGAATAAAAGCATATAAAAAGTTTTTAAATCCCAATGAAATTGAACTAATTAAAAGAATAGAAACAGCAGCTGGATTTTGGGCAGCAAAAGAAGCAGCTAGTAAAGCTTTAGGAACAGGAATTGGTGCTAATTGTTCTTTTCATGATATAAAAATAAAAAAAGATAAATTTGGAGCACCTAAAATAAAGTATAAAAAAGAGATTAGAAAAAAATTTGGTATAAAAAAATCTCATTTATCAATAACACATGATGCAGGTTTTGCAATAGCTGTTGTTGTAAATGTTTTAAAATAA
- the ruvX gene encoding Holliday junction resolvase RuvX, producing MKLASIDVGLKRIGVAICLTSNIVTPQTAILRKNRDQAAHDVNSFLKEWEIEKLIVGFPSASEDMQKRIKHFVSLLKLQIPYEFQEENMSSIEAEELIKGEIKYKRDGRVDSLAAKIILERYLAKK from the coding sequence TTGAAATTAGCTTCAATTGATGTAGGACTAAAAAGAATAGGAGTTGCTATTTGTTTAACTTCAAATATCGTAACTCCTCAAACTGCCATTTTGAGAAAAAATAGAGACCAAGCTGCACATGATGTAAACTCTTTTTTAAAAGAGTGGGAAATTGAAAAACTAATAGTTGGATTTCCAAGTGCAAGCGAAGATATGCAAAAAAGAATAAAACACTTTGTTTCTCTTTTAAAGCTTCAAATTCCTTATGAATTCCAAGAAGAAAATATGAGTTCAATTGAAGCTGAAGAGTTAATTAAAGGTGAAATAAAATATAAAAGAGATGGAAGAGTTGATTCTCTCGCAGCTAAAATAATACTTGAACGTTATTTAGCTAAAAAGTAA
- a CDS encoding methylenetetrahydrofolate reductase: protein MFETLIQKLQEDRFLTLETTPQHEPSMHNIIERIKKFKLQDRVDGFSCTDNPLAKLKYNALFASLKLQTEFNKPVIATMSMRDRNKIALQSDLMGANDFDVRAILALTGDPAKMSDQPHAKGVFEANSLMLLKIIKSFNYGMDMSGHPFKIEPKQIFPFAVTNSYAKNFSTLEKKMNLKIQNGAVGIISQPVFDIENAKKLLESFNIAKEGVEGDKKKAQLIFGVFPVTKLRTALFLSAQVPGIHVPQFWIDALETAHNISEEEEYKVGMQLSQDLFRDLNKLHPKIHLMTANRFDVANEIIS from the coding sequence ATGTTTGAAACACTTATACAAAAACTTCAAGAAGATAGATTTTTAACACTTGAAACAACACCTCAACATGAACCTTCTATGCATAATATTATTGAAAGAATTAAAAAATTTAAATTACAAGATAGAGTTGATGGTTTTTCGTGTACAGATAATCCTCTTGCCAAATTAAAATACAATGCTTTATTTGCCTCATTAAAATTACAAACAGAATTTAATAAACCTGTAATTGCAACTATGAGTATGAGAGATAGAAACAAAATTGCATTACAATCAGATTTAATGGGAGCAAATGATTTTGATGTGAGAGCTATTTTAGCACTTACTGGTGATCCTGCAAAAATGAGTGACCAACCTCATGCAAAAGGAGTTTTTGAAGCAAACTCTTTAATGCTTTTAAAAATTATTAAATCATTTAATTATGGAATGGATATGTCAGGTCATCCTTTTAAAATAGAACCTAAACAAATTTTTCCTTTTGCTGTTACAAACTCTTATGCAAAAAATTTTTCAACTTTAGAGAAAAAAATGAATTTAAAAATCCAAAATGGTGCTGTTGGAATTATTTCTCAACCTGTTTTTGATATTGAAAATGCTAAAAAACTTTTAGAATCATTTAATATAGCAAAAGAAGGAGTTGAAGGAGACAAGAAAAAAGCTCAACTTATTTTTGGAGTTTTTCCAGTAACAAAACTTAGGACAGCTCTATTTTTATCAGCACAAGTTCCAGGTATTCATGTACCACAATTTTGGATTGATGCCCTTGAAACTGCACATAATATTTCAGAAGAGGAAGAGTACAAAGTTGGAATGCAATTAAGTCAAGATTTATTCAGAGATTTAAATAAACTTCATCCAAAAATCCATCTAATGACAGCAAATAGATTTGATGTTGCAAATGAGATTATCTCTTGA